The genomic window GCCACGGGTGGCGAGCAGAAGGACATTTATATTTGCCGGGGCGGCGGAAAAAAAGAAACCTGGGAGCCGCGCTTCACTTATCATGGATTCCGCTATGTCCAGATTACGGGGCTGAGCAGCAAACCCGACGCAGGCGATATGACCGGCTGGTTCGTGCGCACCGATGTTGAGAAGATCGGTTCGTTCCAATGTTCGGATGAATTAATCAACAGATTCTACGAGGTGTCGATGCGCACCATTGAAGGAAACCTGCAGGGATTGCTGAGCGATTGTCCGCACCGCGAGCGCTGCGCGTGGATGGGCGACATGCATGCGGTCGGCGAAGCCGCGTCGTACAACTTTGATCTGCGCAAATTCTGGCCCAAAGTGGCCCGCGACATCGAAACCATGCTCGGAGAGGGCGGTGGGAATGAAAAGGCGGGGCTGCCGAACGATCCCCGTGCGCCCTGCAATATCGCAGTCGGGAAACGCAACTGCGGTCAGGCCCGTCCGGACTGGGGCGCGGCAACGGTGCTGGTTCCGTGGTACAGCTATCTCTACTACGGAGATATGGACCTAGTCAAAGAGGCCTGGCCAATGATGGAGGGCTGGATGGCGTATTTGAACGAGTTTGCCTTGAAGGATGGCATGGTCGGTGACGGCTACGGCGACTGGTGCCCGCCGGGATCGAACGCGAAAATGGATACGCCTCCCGCACTGACCTCCACCGCGCTTTACTACCAGTCGCTCATGGCGATGCAAACAATGGCGAAGGCGTTGGACAAACCCGTCGAAGCCGCGCAGTACGCCGAGCAGGCCGCAGTGGTGAAGCAGGCCTTCAATAAACGCTTTTACAAAACATCCGATGTGCCGGTCGAACCCGTTCCGGAGGGCACAGAGATTGTCATCGTCAAAGCGCTTTACGGCAGTTCCTCAAAACAGATCGACCTGACCCCAAAGCTTCGCAGTTTGGTCGCCTCCAATAAATATACATTCAAAATCACCAACCCGTTTGTCGGAAAGGATCCCGCCCCCGGACAAAAGAAAAAACTGGAGCTGGAATATACCGTAAACGGCAAGCTCGAAAAACAGACGGTGAACGAAAATTCGGACGTTTACTTTTTCAGAAAATCCGTCGCCGGCTACGGCTCGCAAACCGGAAATGCGGTGGCCTTGTTTTCCGGGCTGGTTCCGGATGGCAAAGAACAGCTTGTCGCCGATGGGCTGGCTTCGCTTATTATGGGAAAAGAGGGTGGGCATTACACCACCGGAATTTTCGGGCACCGCCCGCTCTACACCCAGCTCAACGACTACGGGCACGGCGATGTCACTCGCCATCTATGGCGCATCATCGACTGGCCGAGCCTCGGGTTCATGACTGAAAAGCACGACCTGACCACCTGGCCGGAAGTTCCCTATAATTGGGATACGACGCGGCGCTATCTTCGCAACTCGTTCAACCACCCGATGCACAGCGGGTTTGCCGCCGCTTTCCATGAAAGCCTCGGCGGCATCCGCCCCGATCCGGAAACTCCCGGCTTTAAGAACATCATTCTAAAACCCTGCTTCCTGCACGATCTGGAGTGGGCCAAGGCCTCTGTCCAGTCGCCGCAGGGGCTGATTTCCAGCCATTGGAAACGCGAGGGCGGCCAAGTCATCTGGCAGGTCGTCATTCCGCCCGATACCACCGCAACGGTCGAGTTTCCGAACGGTCGCAAGTCGGAAACGATTTACGGCGGAAGCCATGAGTTTAGCGTTAAAATGTAATGGGAGATGAGATTGCGATGAAGAGAATGACCGGAATATCTATGTTGTTATTGTGCCTGCTTGCAAGGAATGGTTTGGCGGATATGCAGCAGGAGTTTATTAATCCGCCGCTGAAGTATGCGACGCGTCCGTTGTGGTTTTGGGCGAACACCCCGGTGACGGTTGAGGGCGTGCAGGAGCAGCTGGAGGCGGCCCGGGATCAATCCGGTTACGGAGGATTCGGGATCCTGCCGTTTAATCCGCCGCGACAAAAAGGATTCAAACCGGACTATTTGAGTGACGACTATTTTGAGGTGTACGGGGCGGTTCTGGCAAAAGCCAAAGAGCTGGGTATGACCATGTGTCTGTACGACGAATTCGGCTTCCCCAGCGGCAGTGCCGGCGGGCGTCATGGCGATGGGGTGGCGCGTTTTAAAAACAAGTACCCGCAGCACACCATCAAGCGGCTGGATAAAGTCGAAAAAGAACTGACGGGGCCGGCGCAATATGCGGCCGCGATTCCTCAAACGGGCCGCCTGATGAGTGTCGTGGCGATGGAGACGACCACGAAGAAGCGCGTCAATTTGACCGATCAGGTCAAGAACGGGCGGATCGAGTGGTCAGCCCCCAACGGGTCGTGGAAGGTCATGAGCTTTATGTGTGTGCCGACGGAAAACTACCTTGTGGATTATCTGGATCCGGAGGCCTGCCAGCTTTTCGTTAATATGACCCATGAAGCCTATTACAAGCGCTTCAAGGAATATTTCGGCACGACGATTGACGGCACGTTCTTTGACGAACCGACAATTTATCATGAAAACGGGCGCGTCTGGACCGGCGCGTTTAACGAAAAGTTCGAGGGCGAGCATGGCTTTGATCCGGCACCGTATTATCCGGCGCTGTGGTATGATATCGGCCCCGACACCCAGGCGGCCCGCAATGCGCTGTTCGGCTTCCGCGCGGAACTCTATGCCAAAGGCTTCCCGAAGGTGATTCAGGCGTGGAGCGAGAAACATGGCATTGTCTCTACGGGTCATCAGGATCAGGAAGAAGTGGTCAACCAGACCGGTATCTCCGGCGACTTGATGCTCTCCTTTAAGTATCAGGACAGCCCCGGGATCGACAAGATTGGCGGACGTCCTGCGGAGCGCGTCTATAAAGTGGTCAGTTCGGCCGCCTATAACTGGGACAAAGCCCTGGTGATGTCGGAAACCTACGGCGCGATGGGCGACATCAGTTGGGATCAGGTCTATCACGTTGCGATGGAGCAGTACACCAAAGGGATCAATCAGCTGATTCCCCATGCGGTTTGGTATGATGACAACAAGGTGACCTATAAGCCGGAGTTTTCCTGGCGTCATTCCAAGTATGCCGAGGGATTGCCTCAGTACAATAAGTACATGGGGCGGCTGAATCTGCTGTTGCAGAATCACGGACGTCATGTCGCCGATATCGCGGTGTTGTATCCGGTTAAAACCATGCAGGGAGGGCATTATTTGGACAGTCCTGTTCGGGCGTATTGGGGCGGCGTGGAGATTCCGGAGCTCGACTATGTGGAGGTCGGCGAGCTGCTGGCCACCGACCTCTGCCGGGACTACACCTTCCTTCATCCGGAAGCCCTGAACGAAAAATGCGCGGTTGAAGGAGATGCGCTGAAGCTCTCCAATCCGATCAATTATGAACATTACAAGGTGATGATCATTCCCGGCCACACGACCATTGAATGGGCCAACCTGAAGAAAATCAAGGCCTTCTATGACCAGGGTGGCAAAGTGATTGCGACCGGAACGCTTCCGTATAAATCGGCGGAATTCGGGCACGACGAGGATGTGGTGGCGACTATCCGGTCCATGTTCCCCGGCGCACCGCTCGGCAGGGTGGAGCCACTTTTTTCCGCCTCCACGTCATGGTCCGGCCACGGCCCTGAGCTGGCCTTTGACGGCTCGGAGCAGACGCGTTGGAATTCTAAAGATGGCGAGAGCGAAAATCAGTGGCTGGAATTTTCATTTGAGCAAGAACTGCCGGTCAACCAGGTTGACGTTCTGGAAATGTTTGATCGGGTCTCGTCCTATCGCGTTCAGTACATGAAGGGCGGCCAGTGGGTGGATTGGGTGAGCGGGCAGAAGCTGGGCAAAAAGACCCACAAGCTGGAACAAGTCGTCACCTCGAAAGTCCGCCTCTGTATGGATACGACCAACGGGGCCAAAAGCGTATCCGTGGCCGAGTTTTCCGTGACGCTCGACGGCAAGGCTCCTGTTCGTGCGGTGGCGGTGCCTGCAATCACCTCCACCAACAGCAAGGGCGGCAAGGCGGTTTTCCTGAAAACACCGACGGCTCAAAACCTGCGTGAAACACTCGATGCGATGGTGGACACCTACGATGTGGAGTTCGAGGCCGGTCAGGAACTGCGCTACATCCACAAAGTCAAAGACGGCAAAGAGATTTTCTTTTTTGCCAACCTGAACAAGCAGGCAATCCATTCGTGGGTTGAACTCCGGGGCACATTGACGCCGGAGCTGTGGAACCCGCATACGGGCGCGATTCAACCGGCCGATTTTTCCCATGCGAAGAAGGGGGCGGAGAACATTACCCGGGTTAAGATTGAGCTCGATCGCATTCAATCGGTCTTTGTGGTGGCGGATGCGAAGTGAGATGATTTGTAATTGTAACATGGAATTGAACTGAGTTTCGGAAGATAGGGACGCTGATGAATATAGACATGAAGAAATGGACGACGGGGCTGCTCGTGGTTGCGACGGCATGGTGTAGCCTGAGTGTGAGCGCGAGTGAAAAGCCGAATATCTTGCTTGTCTTGGTTGATGATATGGGCTTCTCCGATCTGGGATGTTACGGTTCTGAGATTGACACGCCTCGTCTGGATTCCTTGGCGGCCACCGGCTTGAGGTTCAGTGATTATTATAATTGCGCCCGGTGCTGGCCATCGAGAACCAGTCTGATGTCGGGCTATCATCTGGAGCAGATTACCGGCGGCCCGCATGTTGTAGCGAAGGATAAGATGGAGGTGATCACGGAGCGGCTGTCTCCGTTGCCCGCTCTATTGCGCCAAAACGGATATCGCTCCTATCATACCGGGAAATGGCATATCCACACCCTCCCGAAGGTTTGCGGGGATGCGGGTTTCGATCACTCCCTGGCCTTCCACAATGGAGAAAACCATTTTCGCCCCCGTCATGTGACGGAAGATGATAAACCGTACCCGGACCAGGATGTCTACGATACGGACGCGATGGCCGATCGCATGATCGACTACCTGAAAGATCATCAGACGAATCATGCGGACGCACCGTTCTTCAGCTACCTAGCCTTTTACGCCCCCCACTGGCCGTTGCATGCCAGGCAGGAGACGATCCGTAAATATGACGGGGTCTATGACGCGGGATGGGATGTTCTGCGCAAAAAAAGACTTCAGCGCATGAAAGAAAAAGGCTTTCCACAGAACTGGGCGATTTCTCCGCTCGAACCTCAAATCGAGGGGATGGGCATCAAAAAAGGTCCGGATGGAAAAATGATTTTCGGTCCGAACGAAATATATAACGCCGCCGACTGGGATGACCTCTCCGAGGATGTGCAGGCGTTTCAAAGCCTCAAAATGCAGATTCACGCGGCGATGGTCGACGATATGGATCAGGCGCTCGGGCGGGTGATCGACCAGATCAAGTCGATGGGTGATTTTGATAACACGCTGATTCTCTTCCTGTCCGATAACGGGGCGAGTGCCGAAATGTACGGAGCGTATGGTCGAGGGAAAGTGGTCCATGATCCAAAGGCCAACATGGGTGGAGCGGATACGCACCTGTGCCTTGGACCCGGTTTTGCGGCGCTCGCCAACACGCCCTTCCGGCGCTACAAGATTTGGACACACGAGGGCGGTGTGGCCACTCCGTTGATTGCCCACTGGCCGAAAGGCATCGATGCCGAGGTTTACGGACGCGTCAGCGACCGGCTCGGCCATGTCATCGACATCGTCCCAACCCTGCTGGAGGTGGCCGGTGTCGATCATCCGGTTCTTGATCCGGAGGCCCCGGAGCTGACGGGGGAAAGCTTTGCGTCAGTTTTTAACCGTGAAACTTTTTCCACGCCCCGCGAATCCCCCGT from Pontiella desulfatans includes these protein-coding regions:
- a CDS encoding sulfatase-like hydrolase/transferase; this translates as MNIDMKKWTTGLLVVATAWCSLSVSASEKPNILLVLVDDMGFSDLGCYGSEIDTPRLDSLAATGLRFSDYYNCARCWPSRTSLMSGYHLEQITGGPHVVAKDKMEVITERLSPLPALLRQNGYRSYHTGKWHIHTLPKVCGDAGFDHSLAFHNGENHFRPRHVTEDDKPYPDQDVYDTDAMADRMIDYLKDHQTNHADAPFFSYLAFYAPHWPLHARQETIRKYDGVYDAGWDVLRKKRLQRMKEKGFPQNWAISPLEPQIEGMGIKKGPDGKMIFGPNEIYNAADWDDLSEDVQAFQSLKMQIHAAMVDDMDQALGRVIDQIKSMGDFDNTLILFLSDNGASAEMYGAYGRGKVVHDPKANMGGADTHLCLGPGFAALANTPFRRYKIWTHEGGVATPLIAHWPKGIDAEVYGRVSDRLGHVIDIVPTLLEVAGVDHPVLDPEAPELTGESFASVFNRETFSTPRESPVFFSHSGNRGLRQGDWKLVSAKIDKNSWELYNLKEDRSETNDLSAQYPEKLKELEALWAQSNRHYKEESRKLQATKAVPVSTVGDIGKGTVRASSFWAGVNPPELAVDGNPDTRWNAAEGSRGNQWLEIVFDAPRPVNRVEVIERFNRVKTYRIQYQKEGEWVEWASGTSLGKKTLDLPTVTTSNVRICMDKVAGGSVSIAEFTVTQRGK
- a CDS encoding family 78 glycoside hydrolase catalytic domain, whose protein sequence is MKRFGMTVFLVSLLAGLPPAGADGLQRAQWVGLTNDRRPAEWSARDVVFNRPPHDISSWKPTEAELRSTPRKSFISPLLRKEFSVKKEIESAIVSVCGLGLYELWINGSKVGDQVLAPAQTSYDERAFYNVFDVTQQIRRGGNAIGLMLGNGFYGQNVAFAPNLSYGAPRAKAELLIKHADGSTWSVLSDDSWRAMGGPVVFDNVYLGETFDARRLPPDWSSAGFNDSKWLPVEIMDAPGGRLEEQQLEPMRKVRKVEPVAVWPAEEGWIVDMGENMTGWLQIAVNEKKGTVVQMRFAEHLMPNRRNIDTASTGIHATGGEQKDIYICRGGGKKETWEPRFTYHGFRYVQITGLSSKPDAGDMTGWFVRTDVEKIGSFQCSDELINRFYEVSMRTIEGNLQGLLSDCPHRERCAWMGDMHAVGEAASYNFDLRKFWPKVARDIETMLGEGGGNEKAGLPNDPRAPCNIAVGKRNCGQARPDWGAATVLVPWYSYLYYGDMDLVKEAWPMMEGWMAYLNEFALKDGMVGDGYGDWCPPGSNAKMDTPPALTSTALYYQSLMAMQTMAKALDKPVEAAQYAEQAAVVKQAFNKRFYKTSDVPVEPVPEGTEIVIVKALYGSSSKQIDLTPKLRSLVASNKYTFKITNPFVGKDPAPGQKKKLELEYTVNGKLEKQTVNENSDVYFFRKSVAGYGSQTGNAVALFSGLVPDGKEQLVADGLASLIMGKEGGHYTTGIFGHRPLYTQLNDYGHGDVTRHLWRIIDWPSLGFMTEKHDLTTWPEVPYNWDTTRRYLRNSFNHPMHSGFAAAFHESLGGIRPDPETPGFKNIILKPCFLHDLEWAKASVQSPQGLISSHWKREGGQVIWQVVIPPDTTATVEFPNGRKSETIYGGSHEFSVKM
- a CDS encoding glycosyl hydrolase, with the translated sequence MLLLCLLARNGLADMQQEFINPPLKYATRPLWFWANTPVTVEGVQEQLEAARDQSGYGGFGILPFNPPRQKGFKPDYLSDDYFEVYGAVLAKAKELGMTMCLYDEFGFPSGSAGGRHGDGVARFKNKYPQHTIKRLDKVEKELTGPAQYAAAIPQTGRLMSVVAMETTTKKRVNLTDQVKNGRIEWSAPNGSWKVMSFMCVPTENYLVDYLDPEACQLFVNMTHEAYYKRFKEYFGTTIDGTFFDEPTIYHENGRVWTGAFNEKFEGEHGFDPAPYYPALWYDIGPDTQAARNALFGFRAELYAKGFPKVIQAWSEKHGIVSTGHQDQEEVVNQTGISGDLMLSFKYQDSPGIDKIGGRPAERVYKVVSSAAYNWDKALVMSETYGAMGDISWDQVYHVAMEQYTKGINQLIPHAVWYDDNKVTYKPEFSWRHSKYAEGLPQYNKYMGRLNLLLQNHGRHVADIAVLYPVKTMQGGHYLDSPVRAYWGGVEIPELDYVEVGELLATDLCRDYTFLHPEALNEKCAVEGDALKLSNPINYEHYKVMIIPGHTTIEWANLKKIKAFYDQGGKVIATGTLPYKSAEFGHDEDVVATIRSMFPGAPLGRVEPLFSASTSWSGHGPELAFDGSEQTRWNSKDGESENQWLEFSFEQELPVNQVDVLEMFDRVSSYRVQYMKGGQWVDWVSGQKLGKKTHKLEQVVTSKVRLCMDTTNGAKSVSVAEFSVTLDGKAPVRAVAVPAITSTNSKGGKAVFLKTPTAQNLRETLDAMVDTYDVEFEAGQELRYIHKVKDGKEIFFFANLNKQAIHSWVELRGTLTPELWNPHTGAIQPADFSHAKKGAENITRVKIELDRIQSVFVVADAK